The following proteins come from a genomic window of Anopheles ziemanni chromosome 3, idAnoZiCoDA_A2_x.2, whole genome shotgun sequence:
- the LOC131288032 gene encoding facilitated trehalose transporter Tret1-like, whose amino-acid sequence MWTITLTLLRSKRQYLAAILANLSVTCTGCAMAWTSPVESKLTRPWLSPLSAVPSDTQLSWIGSILALGSIAGPPLAGYIAHRYGRKIALLGSGLLFVIAYILFVTTRTVAQILVGRFLQGCGIGFALAITPMYVCEIATSKRRGTLGSLLQVCMTLGMLFVYGVGPYVGYAALQYILLAVPLLYCAAFSQMPETPHFFIAQGRYADASRSLEYLRGEPIEDLQDEYGAIQRAVEESLRHRATFRELVGDHANRRALFVCTGIIVLQQLSGINPVQFYTQTIFEKTGSSLKPEIAVIIIGCVQVVASMVTVLTLDRLGRRPYLLISAGGMCVALVALGTYFYLESQRALISFSMDRIAFLPVLSLVVFTAAFCLGFGPIAWLLIGEMFAPSIKSLASSVVSSTCWTVAFFVLFYFSSLDVAIGTHWLFWMFAICTAGAFLFTYLFVIETKGMSLPEIQARLNETAPVINDKA is encoded by the exons ATGTGGACCATCACGTTGACGTTACTGCGTAGCAAGCGTCAGTATCTGGCAGCAATTTTAG CAAACCTTTCGGTTACCTGTACCGGATGTGCGATGGCGTGGACATCTCCGGTGGAGTCGAAACTTACGCGCCCGTGGCTATCTCCACTGTCCGCAGTACCTTCGGATACGCAGCTTTCCTGGATCGGATCGATACTGGCATTGGGGTCTATCGCAG GACCACCATTGGCAGGGTATATAGCGCATCGGTATGGCCGCAAAATAGCGCTCCTCGGAAGTGGATTGCTGTTTGTGATAGCATACATCCTATTCGTGACCACGAGAACGGTTGCACAAATCCTTGTGGGACGTTTTCTACAAGGTTGTGGCATCGGATTTGCTTTGGCCATTACTCCGATGTACGTGTGTGAAATTGCGACATCAAAACGCCGAGGAACACTCGGATCGCTGCTGCAGGTATGCATGACACTTGGGATGCTGTTCGTGTACGGTGTTGGACCGTATGTTGGCTACGCGGCGCTGCAGTACATCTTGCTGGCTGTACCTCTTCTGTACTGTGCCGCCTTTAGCCAGATGCCTGAGACGCCACATTTCTTCATAGCCCAGGGTCGGTATGCCGATGCATCCCGCTCCTTGGAGTACCTTCGGGGTGAGCCGATTGAAGATCTTCAGGACGAGTACGGAGCGATTCAGCGTGCGGTCGAAGAGTCTCTACGGCATCGAGCCACCTTCCGGGAACTGGTAGGTGACCATGCGAATCGACGTGCGCTGTTCGTTTGTACCGGAATCATTGTGCTGCAACAATTGTCCGGTATTAATCCGGTGCAGTTCTACACGCAGACCATCTTTGAGAAGACAGGCTCATCACTGAAACCCGAGATAGCTGTCATCATAATTGGATGCGTGCAGGTGGTGGCCAGCATGGTCACCGTGCTTACCTTAGACCGACTTGGCCGTCGTCCGTACCTACTTATCTCAGCCGGAGGCATGTGTGTCGCCCTGGTCGCCTTAGGAACCTATTTCTATCTGGAATCCCAACGCGCTTTGATCAGCTTCTCCATGGACCGAATCGCCTTCTTGCCCGTACTTTCCCTAGTCGTGTTCACGGCCGCGTTCTGCCTCGGATTTGGGCCAATCGCGTGGCTACTGATTGGCGAAATGTTTGCGCCAAGCATCAAATCGCTCGCGTCCTCGGTTGTCTCCAGCACGTGCTGGACGGTGGCGTTCTTCGTGCTGTTCTACTTCAGCTCGCTCGATGTAGCCATCGGGACGCACTGGCTGTTCTGGATGTTCGCCATCTGCACAGCCGGTGCCTTCCTGTTTACCTACCTGTTCGTCATCGAGACGAAGGGCATGTCGCTGCCGGAGATTCAGGCACGGCTCAATGAAACTGCCCCAGTAATAAATGATAAGGCTTAG
- the LOC131284624 gene encoding disintegrin and metalloproteinase domain-containing protein 12-like: MKLMESGTTPGGIQRLQAFNLLVLVTVLVACYPVIVSAVIHKRAFDLQRMATGNDHRSSFGWLDENFDLHGRIFPTFHCPRTKRALASSLLADEGVERRSEEDNRGRLMNRAGRHREQLSIQYGLRGESMTLDLTLNENIIPEAGYSFVSQTPTGEDVVEQLTRNDLELCHYEGTVRELPGSRVAVSTCNGTIDGVIYALNETYLIEYHNQTHLLYRRRFRREAMEMADEKDGTLQELDGGDRPLKAAFSTGYRENADSLFVELALVVDRTLFLKFGSEMQRVHRHCLSVVNVLNELYRPLNIYILLVGVKVWNTRDEIVISTDSRQTLTSFLAYRKEHLLRQMPNDNAHLLTAVRFPDGVIGKAELGSMCTAAGSGGIAVVENFVVTPLATTLAHEIGHNLNLDHDSEECEAGGRQCPGPGPCIMEAKLRDSGDVPSRWSSCSVGDLRESLARGVGTCLRNKPSGLLVRAVCGNGLLEPGEQCDCGHRDRCDNACCDAKTCQLKANATCATGACCDLNTCQPRDPGSMCRAARGECDLPEFCDGQSELCPRDVFVRDTSPCAGGDAFCYRGQCNTRDRQCRLLWGSSAQSGPNVCYDMNVNGTMYGNCGNNLVAGNDAYDRCAAHDVQCGLLHCTHRSEKLEYGVEAYAKRTATKFQHYGPRGTVRSTVCNAVIVDLGPAVVNPGLVPDGTKCGTGRMCFRQQCVAVSRLQEERDIGDECPGDCAGNGVCNSEGNCHCHPGFAPPFCDRPGDGGSIDSGPVGRTGGRDSYDLLLKVFLPAMIIGGLLLVFSLWLVITRRSLLMAQLRLVLKRFRERKYGHIVQPASAAPAAPKPTIQRPTIPPPPPIPPTQPLKPAQSFINVNISKSGKVTIENKLLSDSPFLHQQSVVDTHEAFRLRRLQERSYSVESVEHPLVQAETHTPREDRSPVVTPTTPATPSFGSVVQQLKQADRMQTYHQNRSKSDEQKPTAGRMLPKLPRQHTVGDFDSIERLPDVGEEVNEKQNGGAKPTRPSPKPIAIPRPLPRVMPHQGSLQPRLLPATPTPPGKVSKVSNTTSKTTAAGGSNVAALKAKLNLAEIGAKR; this comes from the exons ATGAAGCTCATGGAGTCTGGCACGACTCCCGGAGGAATCCAAAGGCTGCAAGCTTTCAACCTTCTGGTGCTGGTGACGGTGCTGGTAGCGTGCTACCCTGTGATAGTGTCGGCTGTGATACACAAGCGTGCCTTCGATCTGCAGCGAATGGCAACCGGAAACGATCATCGGTCATCGTTTG GATGGCTGGATGAAAATTTCGATTTGCATGGACGGATTTTCCCGACATTCCACTGCCCGCGGACGAAACGAGCCCTCGCCTCATCATTGCTGGCCGATGAAGGGGTGGAGAGGCGCAGCGAAGAGGACAACCGCGGGCGGCTGATGAATCGTGCCGGTAGACACCGGGAACAGCTGAGCATTCAGTATGGACTGCGAGGCGAATCGATGACCCTCGACCTAACGCTCAACGAAAACATCATCCCCGAGGCGGGCTATAGCTTCGTGAGTCAAACACCGACGGGAGAGGACGTGGTGGAGCAGCTCACGCGGAACGACCTAGAGTTGTGCCACTACGAGGGAACGGTCCGTGAGCTGCCCGGGTCTCGCGTGGCCGTTTCCACCTGCAATGGGACGATCGATGGAGTGATTTATGCGCTCAACGAAACCTACCTCATCGAGTATCACAATCAAACGCACCTCCTATACCGCAGACGGTTCCGACGGGAGGCGATGGAGATGGCGGACGAAAAGGACGGGACGCTGCAGGAGCTCGACGGTGGAGATCGACCGCTGAAGGCAGCCTTCAGTACCGGATATCGGGAGAATGCCGACTCGCTGTTTGTTGAGCTGGCACTCGTCGTCGATCGAACCCTATTCCTCAAGTTTGGCTCCGAAATGCAGCGCGTCCATCGGCATTGCCTATCGGTGGTGAATGTGCTGAACGAACTCTATCGACCACTGAACATCTACATCCTGCTGGTGGGCGTAAAAGTGTGGAACACGCGTGACGAAATCGTCATCTCGACCGACTCGCGGCAAACGCTGACGAGTTTTCTGGCCTACCGGAAGGAACATCTCCTACGTCAGATGCCGAACGACAACGCACACCTGCTAACGGCGGTCCGCTTCCCGGATGGAGTGATCGGGAAGGCTGAACTCGGATCGATGTGTACCGCGGCCGGCTCGGGAGGGATCGCCGTGGTGGAGAACTTTGTCGTGACACCGCTGGCGACCACCTTGGCGCATGAGATTGGACACAACTTGAATCTCGATCACGATTCGGAGGAGTGCGAGGCCGGTGGACGCCAGTGTCCGGGACCGGGTCCTTGCATCATGGAGGCAAAGCTACGCGACTCGGGAGATGTACCGAGTCGGTGGAGTTCGTGCAGTGTAGGCGATCTGCGAGAGTCGTTGGCTCGAGGAGTTGGCACTTGCCTGCGGAACAAACCGTCCGGTTTGCTGGTACGTGCTGTTTGTGGGAATGGATTGCTGGAACCGGGAGAGCAGTGCGACTGTGGACACAGGGATCGTTGTGATAATGCGTGCTGTGATGCGAAGACTTGTCAGCTGAAGGCTAATGCTACCTGCGCCACTGGCGCCTGCTGTGATCTGAATACCTGCCAACCGCGCGATCCTGGAAGTATGTGTCGGGCGGCGCGAGGAGAATGTGACCTGCCCGAGTTCTGTGATGGCCAAAGCGAGCTGTGTCCCCGGGATGTGTTCGTGAGGGATACGAGTCCATGCGCCGGAGGTGATGCGTTCTGCTACCGAGGACAATGCAACACTCGGGATCGTCAATGTCGACTCCTTTGGGGTTCTTCGGCTCAGTCTGGACCTAACGTTTGTTACGATATGAACGTGAACGGAACGATGTATGGAAACTGTGGCAACAATTTGGTGGCAGGGAATGACGCCTACGACCGCTGTGCCGCTCATGACGTGCAGTGTGGTCTACTTCATTGCACACATCGCAGCGAGAAGCTCGAGTACGGTGTAGAGGCGTACGCCAAGCGGACTGCCACCAAATTCCAGCACTACGGACCGCGAGGAACGGTACGGTCGACGGTTTGCAATGCCGTCATTGTGGATCTTGGACCGGCCGTAGTCAATCCGGGGCTGGTCCCCGATGGGACCAAGTGTGGAACGGGCCGGATGTGCTTCCGACAGCAGTGCGTCGCTGTTAGTCGATTGCAGGAAGAGCGTGACATTGGCGACGAATGCCCTGGGGACTGCGCTGGCAATGGTGTGTGTAATAGCGAAGGTAACTGCCATTGCCATCCGGGCTTTGCGCCACCCTTTTGCGATCGCCCCGGCGATGGAGGTTCGATCGACAGTGGACCGGTTGGAAGGACTGGTGGCCGTGATTCGTACGATCTACTTCTCAAGGTGTTCCTGCCTGCAATGATCATCGGGGGGTTGCTACTAGTCTTCAGCCTTTGGTTGGTCATCACCAGAAGATCGCTCCTGATGGCCCAACTGAGACTCGTTCTGAAACGTTTCCGGGAGCGTAAATACGGTCACATCGTCCAACCAGCGTCCGCGGCTCCGGCAGCTCCTAAACCAACTATCCAACGACCAACAattccgccaccaccaccaatccCTCCAACGCAGCCACTCAAACCGGCGCAGAGCTTCATCAACGTGAACATCAGCAAGAGCGGTAAGGTGACGATCGAGAACAAACTCCTCTCCGACTCGCCCTTCCTCCATCAACAGAGTGTCGTCGATACGCATGAAGCATTCCGGTTGCGGCGCCTGCAGGAACGTTCATACAGCGTGGAGAGTGTCGAACATCCGTTGGTACAGGCGGAAACGCACACTCCCAGGGAAGATCGCAGTCCGGTGGTGACTCCTACCACACCAGCGACGCCCTCCTTCGGGTCGGTCGTCCAGCAGCTCAAACAGGCCGATCGCATGCAAACGTATCACCAGAATAGGTCAAAGAGTGACGAGCAGAAACCCACCGCCGGTCGTATGCTCCCCAAGCTGCCCCGTCAGCATACGGTCGGGGATTTTGACTCGATCGAACGGTTGCCGGATGTTGGAGAGGAAGTGAACGAGAAGCAGAACGGGGGAGCAAAGCCGACTCGCCCGAGTCCCAAACCGATCGCCATCCCAAgaccactgccgagggtgatgCCACATCAGGGCTCACTTCAACCTCGGCTACTTCCAGCGACTCCCACTCCGCCCGGGAAGGTGTCTAAGGTGTCTAACACAACGAGCAAAACGACAGCCGCTGGTGGATCTAATGTGGCGGCACTGAAGGCAAAGCTTAATCTAGCAGAAATAGGTGCAAAACGATAG
- the LOC131287210 gene encoding facilitated trehalose transporter Tret1-like produces the protein MNPAELNQYQPVATFEKPDSPQIYRMEKGTPLRQFMAGVIVNLASIMVGTSLGWTSPSGPKLASLDTSPLDAIPTTAESSWIGSLVAMGALIAPFIAAPLAEKIGRKWTLLGSSALFIVSWILLLTAGTVVQVLVARFIQGLGVGFVMTVQTMYIGEIASNQYRGALGSLMQLCIVTGILYVYCVGPYVSYHALQWACLAIPIVFDATFFFMPETPAFYIAKGDKGKAAESLSFLRGMTVEGIQEELQEITTTVEDSLKNRGTLVDLLRNKGNVKALIICCGLISFQQLSGINVILFYSQNIFASTGTSMEPAISTILVGVVQVLASGATPLIVDRLGRKPILLASAGGMCVSLAAMGTYFYLKYTNAPTLGSLGWLPILSLILFVTLYCVGFGPLPWAVLGELFPANVKSIASSIVASTCWILGFIILQFFADMDAALGSHWSFWIFGILCAVAFAFTFTMVMETKGLSLQEIQDRLNGKS, from the exons ATGAATCCTGCTGAACTAAATCAGTATCAACCAGTTGCTACATTTGAGAAGCCCGATAGTCCACAGATCTACAGAATGGAGAAAGGTACTCCGTTGAGGCAGTTTATGGCCGGTGTTATAG TCAACCTGGCTTCGATCATGGTAGGTACCTCGCTAGGTTGGACCTCTCCAAGCGGTCCTAAGCTCGCCTCGTTGGACACCTCACCGCTCGACGCGATACCAACAACGGCGGAAAGCTCCTGGATCGGATCACTTGTCGCCATGGGAGCATTGATCG CTCCCTTTATAGCTGCTCCGTTGGCGGAAAAAATCGGCCGCAAATGGACTCTGCTTGGTAGTTCCGCCCTGTTCATCGTATCCTGGATCCTTCTGTTGACGGCGGGAACGGTAGTGCAGGTGCTGGTGGCACGTTTCATCCAGGGTCTAGGTGTCGGTTTTGTGATGACAGTTCAGACGATGTACATCGGTGAGATTGCCAGCAATCAGTACCGGGGTGCCCTCGGTTCGCTCATGCAGCTGTGCATCGTGA CCGGAATTTTGTACGTGTACTGCGTTGGGCCGTACGTGTCGTACCATGCACTGCAGTGGGCGTGTCTGGCCATCCCGATCGTGTTCGATGCAACGTTCTTCTTCATGCCGGAAACTCCAGCTTTCTACATCGCTAAGGGCGATAAGGGAAAGGCAGCCGAGTCGCTGAGTTTCCTGCGTGGTATGACGGTCGAGGGCATACAGGAGGAGCTACAGGAGATTACGACCACTGTCGAGGATTCACTGAAGAACCGCGGCACTCTGGTGGATCTTCTCCGTAACAAGGGCAACGTGAAGGCTCTCATCATCTGCTGTGGGTTGATCAGCTTCCAGCAGCTGTCCGGTATCAACGTGATTCTGTTCTACAGCCAGAATATCTTCGCCAGTACCGGCACCAGCATGGAACCGGCCATATCTACCATCCTTGTCGGTGTGGTGCAAGTCCTAGCGAGCGGCGCCACTCCGCTGATCGTAGACCGACTGGGCCGCAAACCGATCCTACTGGCGTCGGCCGGCGGAATGTGTGTGTCACTCGCGGCGATGGGCACTTACTTCTACCTCAAGTACACGAACGCGCCGACGCTGGGCAGTCTCGGCTGGCTGCCGATCCTCTCGTTGATCTTGTTCGTAACGCTTTACTGTGTCGGTTTCGGCCCGCTGCCTTGGGCCGTGCTCGGGGAGCTGTTTCCCGCCAACGTTAAGTCCATTGCATCCTCGATTGTTGCCTCCACTTGCTGGATTCTTGGCTTCATCATCTTGCAGTTCTTTGCCGACATGGATGCCGCCCTCGGGTCACACTGGTCGTTCTGGATTTTCGGCATCCTTTGCGCCGTCGCGTTTGCGTTCACCTTCACGATGGTCATGGAAACCAAGGGACTGAGCTTGCAGGAGATTCAGGATCGACTGAACGGCAAGTCCTAG
- the LOC131289120 gene encoding putative lysozyme-like protein encodes MTNSHNRNGRNAGSGSNTERYFQNHSPQQLSNSPGAASQYSHQYVAGGNGGKRGGGGGNGNGANGGGSRGQRSPSTNYFRSINSSSNAIPIVQQKQQQQQQYQPQLRQPSSSPTGGRMSGGGSRHNNSNSSSGSSSSNNSFNQRSSPSNGGGFPFSMSCSPLGAGVGGGIGGAPVSGSPPNFSHFAGSKCYDAPAPTALPKPPVHWTAVGSGAGGASNSSSSLSMAMMMAPSGNQNSKKSLAGVSSSSASNGGVLKQQQFYQQSQSYQQQHQQSRLRTKAMKSCASAAAKVSNRHAAVFTHSLKTILNVQA; translated from the coding sequence ATGACAAACTCGCACAACCGAAACGGCCGGAACGCTGGCAGTGGCAGCAACACCGAGCGATACTTCCAGAACCACAGCCCCCAGCAGCTGAGCAACAGCCCGGGTGCAGCCTCCCAGTATTCGCATCAGTATGTTGCTGGTGGGAATGGCGGCAAGCGAGGTGGTGGGGGTGGTAACGGTAACGGTGCAAATGGTGGAGGCAGCCGGGGACAACGTTCGCCGAGCACGAACTACTTCCGTAGTATCAACTCCTCGTCGAACGCTATACCGATAGTAcaacagaagcagcagcagcagcagcagtatcaGCCCCAACTTCGGCAACCCTCGTCTTCACCGACCGGTGGCCGTATGTCGGGCGGTGGCTCGCgccacaacaacagcaacagcagcagcggcagcagcagctcaaACAATAGCTTTAACCAACGCTCCAGCCCAAGCAACGGGGGCGGCTTCCCGTTCTCGATGTCTTGCTCGCCGTTGGGAGCAGGGGTCGGAGGGGGTATCGGCGGCGCACCTGTATCAGGTTCCCCGCCGAACTTTTCCCACTTTGCCGGCAGCAAGTGCTACGATGCACCCGCACCCACCGCGCTGCCGAAGCCACCCGTCCACTGGACGGCAGTCGGCAGCGGAGCAGGCGGCgctagcaacagcagcagttccttgtcgatggcgatgatgatggcgccCTCGGGCAACCAGAATAGCAAGAAGTCGTTGGCAGGAGTGTCGTCTTCGTCAGCGTCCAACGGCGGTGTGctgaagcagcagcagttctATCAGCAGTCGCAGTCgtatcagcagcagcaccagcagtcgCGCCTGCGGACGAAGGCGATGAAGTCGTGCGCTTCGGCCGCGGCCAAGGTGAGCAATCGCCACGCTGCCGTTTTCACGCACAGTCTGAAAACGATCCTCAACGTACAAGCTTAA
- the LOC131287987 gene encoding facilitated trehalose transporter Tret1-like — protein MRWRYCELLAGAVANLATVSLGCAIAWPAPVLLKLTDVNLEDNPFGVVVTERDKAWMDGAMAIGGLCGPLVARWISLRQGRRIALLLSAVPYIVAWLLLMIVGSISLAIVARAVTGFANGYVLLAVTLYIGEIASDRYRGALGCFIQIGTTLGVLYVYCLGPFVSYLALQALCCAVPILFGTLFLYMPETPHFLIERGLYQRAAETLMFLRGAHSLDEVQPELEELKQYILQRAPGATTRGFIHLWQLVTSRANCRALIITIGLVVFQQATGIDSIIAKSEKLFAKANSALDPVHSTIVLGVIQFLASCATPFFIDGCTGRRPILLGSSIGMTLSVAILGTYFLLERLLIASGMLEFINWLPLTALVVFVALYNGGYGPVAWALVMEMFPHAIKPSGVTICVLTAILFDYAILQLLNSFIVSVGYDWAFWMLAIIGSASFAFAWWMVFETRGLTLVAIQERLAGNKVVRL, from the exons ATGCGGTGGCGCTATTGCGAACTACTTGCCGGTGCCGTAG CGAACCTGGCTACCGTTTCGCTCGGCTGTGCCATTGCGTGGCCCGCACCAGTACTGCTTAAGCTCACCGATGTCAATCTGGAGGATAATCCATTCGGTGTGGTCGTCACAGAGCGTGATAAAGCATGGATGGATGGTGCTATGGCGATTGGTGGACTCTGTGGACCATTGGTGGCACGCTGGATAAGCCTGCGGCAAGGACGCAGGATAGCGTTGCTGCTCAGTGCCGTTCCCTACATCGTGGCGTGGCTTTTGCTCATGATCGTCGGATCGATTTCGTTGGCAATCGTCGCTAGGGCAGTTACAGGGTTTGCCAATGGGTACGTCCTGCTAGCGGTGACGTTGTATATCGGAGAAATCGCTAGCGATCGCTACCGAGGTGCGCTTGGATGCTTCATACAGATCGGCACGACGCTTGGAGTTCTCTATGTATACTGCCTTGGGCCGTTTGTGAGCTATCTAGCGCTGCAGGCTCTCTGCTGTGCCGTCCCCATCCTGTTCGGTACACTGTTCCTGTACATGCCAGAAACTCCACACTTCCTGATAGAGCGAGGGCTTTATCAGCGGGCCGCCGAGACGCTGATGTTCCTCCGAGGTGCCCATAGCCTAGATGAAGTGCAGCCAGAACTGGAGGAGCTGAAACAGTACATCCTCCAGCGAGCGCCGGGAGCCACCACTCGCGGCTTTATCCACCTCTGGCAGTTGGTTACGAGTCGAGCGAATTGTCGAGCATTGATCATCACCATAGGGTTGGTGGTGTTTCAACAGGCCACAGGCATCGACAGTATTATCGCCAAAAGCGAAAAGCTCTTCGCTAAGGCAAACAGTGCCCTCGATCCAGTCCATTCCACCATCGTGCTCGGAGTCATTCAGTTCCTCGCCAGCTGCGCCACACCCTTCTTCATCGATGGATGCACCGGGCGACGTCCGATCCTGCTAGGATCCTCGATCGGAATGACGCTTTCTGTAGCCATCCTTGGCACCTATTTCCTGCTAGAGCGCCTCCTGATAGCATCCGGAATGCTTGAATTCATCAACTGGCTGCCACTGACAGCGCTGGTGGTGTTTGTGGCGCTGTACAACGGTGGCTACGGTCCAGTAGCATGGGCCCTCGTGATGGAAATGTTTCCTCACGCGATCAAACCGAGCGGGGTAACGATTTGCGTTCTTACAGCCATTCTGTTCGATTACGCCATCCTGCAGCTACTCAATAGCTTCATCGTGTCCGTCGGCTACGACTGGGCGTTCTGGATGCTGGCGATCATCGGTTCCGCCAGCTTCGCCTTCGCCTGGTGGATGGTGTTCGAAACGCGCGGGTTAACCCTAGTCGCGATCCAGGAACGACTCGCCGGTAACAAGGTTGTGCGATTATGA